The proteins below are encoded in one region of Sphingobium yanoikuyae:
- a CDS encoding lysophospholipid acyltransferase family protein, with protein MTLFTALRSLVFMLAFYVGTAFFVLAAVIGGMFKPAHVQSAATGWSRFHRLCVRWILGQRIVVDGDLPIGPYLYIIKHESMFETIDLLCLFDRPVIGAKRELLDIPFWGGIARRYGLIPIERTAGASALRSLRASAKDAVAQGRAVCLFPEGTRVPHGEAPPLKSGFAGLYSLLGLPVVPIAIDSGVVSPRGKFLKRPGTITYKVGEIVPTGLDRKEAEIRVHAAINALN; from the coding sequence ATGACCCTGTTCACTGCCCTTCGCTCGCTCGTCTTCATGCTGGCTTTCTATGTCGGCACCGCCTTCTTCGTGCTGGCGGCCGTCATCGGCGGGATGTTCAAGCCCGCGCATGTCCAGTCGGCTGCGACCGGCTGGAGCCGCTTTCATCGCCTCTGCGTGCGCTGGATATTGGGGCAGCGGATCGTGGTCGATGGCGACCTGCCGATCGGTCCCTATCTCTACATCATCAAGCATGAATCGATGTTCGAGACGATCGACCTGCTCTGCCTGTTCGACCGGCCGGTGATCGGGGCGAAGCGCGAACTACTCGATATTCCCTTCTGGGGCGGCATCGCCCGGCGCTACGGCCTGATTCCGATCGAGCGGACCGCCGGCGCCAGTGCGCTGCGCAGTCTGCGCGCTTCCGCCAAGGACGCCGTGGCGCAGGGGCGGGCGGTCTGCCTGTTCCCGGAAGGGACGCGCGTGCCCCATGGCGAAGCGCCGCCGCTGAAGTCCGGCTTTGCCGGTCTCTACAGCCTGCTCGGCCTGCCGGTGGTGCCGATCGCGATCGACAGCGGCGTCGTCTCACCGCGCGGCAAGTTCCTCAAGCGCCCCGGCACCATCACCTACAAGGTGGGTGAGATCGTCCCCACCGGCCTCGACCGCAAGGAGGCCGAGATCCGCGTCCACG
- a CDS encoding YdcF family protein translates to MIVRLIAVTLLGWMLGFAWFAMFLPQPLDGRQTDAIVVLTGGAGRIDRGLALLEEGAAKRMLISGVDRSVRPVELAAEYKTRLSLFTCCITLGREAIDTRSNAIETARWLERRDYKSVRLITTDWHMRRSALELRQALPGRINLVYDAVPSRPSLTILVREYNKYLARRVAALFGI, encoded by the coding sequence CGTCCGCCTGATCGCCGTTACACTGCTCGGCTGGATGCTGGGCTTTGCCTGGTTCGCGATGTTCCTGCCCCAGCCGCTCGACGGGCGACAGACCGATGCTATCGTCGTGCTGACCGGCGGCGCCGGCCGGATCGACCGCGGGCTGGCCCTGCTGGAGGAAGGCGCGGCCAAGCGCATGCTGATTTCGGGCGTCGACCGCTCGGTCCGTCCGGTCGAACTGGCGGCCGAATATAAGACCCGGCTGTCGCTCTTCACCTGCTGCATCACCCTGGGGCGCGAGGCGATCGACACCCGCTCCAACGCGATCGAGACGGCCCGCTGGCTGGAACGGCGCGATTATAAAAGCGTCCGCCTCATCACCACCGACTGGCATATGCGTCGTTCCGCGCTCGAACTGCGTCAGGCGCTTCCGGGCCGCATCAACCTTGTCTATGACGCGGTGCCCAGCCGCCCCAGCCTCACCATATTGGTGCGGGAATATAATAAATATCTCGCGCGCCGCGTGGCCGCGCTCTTTGGTATCTGA